Proteins co-encoded in one Cytobacillus sp. NJ13 genomic window:
- a CDS encoding ABC transporter substrate-binding protein — protein MLERIKSFKAIAAAGLMGTLLLSGCGSESTNGDAGSSDKEKEESFKIGVTQIVEHPSLDAALEGFKKALEDSGIEASYDVQIAQGDQNNNQSIANNFAGDGVDLIFANSTPSALSALNATKDIPIVFTSVTDPVGAQLVKSMDSPEGNITGTTDTHPDAIPKMVKFIDEQFEAGTVGVIYNSGEQNSEVQIEKVKEALSGTDMKLAEATVSNSSEVKQAAESLVGKADAIYIITDNTVVSALESVIQVSNDNDIPLFVGELDSVKRGGFAAYGFDYEDIGYEAGEMAAKILKDGKKPSELPVQYPQNLKLVINKKAAEEMGIDLKEEWSDLAEFVE, from the coding sequence ATGTTAGAGAGAATAAAATCATTTAAAGCAATAGCTGCAGCAGGCCTTATGGGAACATTGCTGCTAAGCGGCTGCGGCAGTGAAAGCACAAATGGAGATGCCGGTTCTTCCGATAAAGAAAAGGAAGAATCATTTAAAATAGGAGTTACGCAGATTGTCGAGCATCCTTCGTTAGATGCGGCACTGGAGGGCTTTAAAAAGGCATTAGAGGATTCCGGTATTGAAGCAAGCTACGATGTCCAGATTGCTCAGGGGGACCAGAATAATAATCAATCCATTGCCAATAATTTTGCCGGTGATGGAGTAGACCTGATCTTTGCCAACTCTACCCCCAGTGCATTAAGTGCACTGAATGCAACGAAGGATATACCGATTGTATTTACTTCAGTAACTGATCCAGTGGGTGCGCAATTAGTAAAATCAATGGATTCACCTGAAGGAAATATAACTGGTACAACAGATACGCATCCTGATGCGATACCCAAAATGGTTAAATTTATAGATGAACAGTTTGAGGCTGGAACGGTGGGCGTTATTTACAATTCTGGAGAACAAAATTCAGAGGTGCAGATTGAAAAGGTGAAGGAAGCTCTTTCTGGTACAGATATGAAATTGGCCGAAGCTACCGTATCCAATTCCTCCGAAGTGAAACAGGCTGCAGAATCACTTGTCGGAAAAGCAGATGCCATCTATATTATTACGGATAATACTGTCGTTTCCGCTTTGGAATCCGTCATTCAGGTTTCAAACGATAATGACATCCCGCTATTCGTAGGAGAGCTGGATTCTGTTAAACGCGGGGGCTTTGCTGCTTACGGATTTGACTATGAAGATATCGGGTATGAAGCTGGGGAAATGGCTGCAAAAATTTTAAAAGACGGCAAGAAACCATCCGAACTTCCTGTCCAATATCCGCAGAATCTTAAGCTGGTAATCAATAAAAAGGCTGCAGAAGAAATGGGAATTGATTTAAAAGAGGAATGGAGCGATCTTGCTGAGTTTGTGGAGTAA
- a CDS encoding enoyl-CoA hydratase-related protein, with protein sequence MSSITVETKGHIAVVTINRPDALNAFNFETLSELQESVEKLRTSPDVRAVIFTGAGEKAFSVGADLKERRTLSEEQVRRNIYKIGEVFSLVDQLPQPTIAAINGFAFGGGMELALSCDFRISVSGTSMGLTETSLAIIPGAGGTQRLPRLIGQAKALELILTAKRLTSEEALEYGILTRVTEKENLLNDCFEFAGQMLNNGPLALQQAKFAVKHGMGVDLQTGLQIERKAYEVIIPTEDRVEALAAFAEKRKPEFKGK encoded by the coding sequence ATGAGTTCTATTACAGTCGAAACAAAAGGTCATATTGCGGTCGTAACGATTAACCGCCCTGATGCATTGAATGCTTTTAATTTTGAGACTTTATCGGAGCTTCAGGAATCAGTTGAGAAACTGCGCACCAGCCCTGATGTTCGTGCAGTGATTTTTACAGGGGCAGGAGAAAAAGCATTCAGTGTGGGTGCAGATTTAAAAGAGCGCAGGACCCTATCTGAAGAACAAGTCCGCCGAAATATATATAAAATAGGTGAGGTATTCTCGCTGGTTGATCAGCTTCCGCAGCCTACTATCGCTGCTATTAACGGTTTTGCCTTTGGGGGCGGGATGGAATTGGCTCTATCCTGCGATTTCCGCATCTCAGTTTCAGGCACTTCCATGGGACTTACAGAAACAAGTTTAGCCATAATACCAGGAGCAGGCGGCACTCAAAGGCTCCCAAGATTGATTGGCCAGGCCAAAGCCCTTGAATTAATTTTGACGGCTAAAAGGCTTACGTCTGAAGAAGCGCTTGAATACGGCATCCTTACCAGAGTGACTGAAAAAGAAAATCTCTTAAATGATTGTTTTGAATTTGCCGGACAAATGCTTAATAACGGCCCGCTTGCCCTTCAGCAGGCTAAATTTGCTGTAAAGCATGGCATGGGCGTCGATTTGCAGACTGGGCTTCAGATTGAAAGGAAGGCATATGAAGTCATTATCCCAACAGAAGATAGAGTTGAAGCTCTTGCAGCCTTTGCTGAAAAAAGAAAACCTGAGTTTAAAGGGAAATAA